The nucleotide window CGACTACCGACTGGACAACCTCCTCGCCTCGGCCGACCCGGTCGTCGTGCACGCGGTGCTCGACTGGGAGATGGCCACCCTCGGCGACCCTCTCGCCGACCTGGGGCTGCTACTGACCTACTGGGACGTGCTGGGCGACAGCGACACCGCCGCAGGCAACCCCGTCGCCGACGGGCTCGGCCCGCGCGCCGGCTTCCCCACCGGCGGCGAGCTGATCGACAGGTACGCCGGGCGTGCCGACGTGGACGTCGGGCCGCTGCACTGGCACGTCGCGCTGGGCTGTTTCAAGCTCGCGGTCATCTGCGAGGGCATTCACTACCGTCACACGCTCGGGCAGACGCTCGGCGAGGGCTTCGACCGGATCGGCGAGATGGTGGCACCGCTGGTCGCGCACGGGCTGACCGCCGCCAGGGAGCGGTGATGGACTTCTCATTCGACAGCCGGACCGAGGAGCTGCGCGACGAGCTGACCCGGTTCCTGACCGAGCACGTCTACCCGGCCGAGGCCGTGCACGCCGAGCAGGTGGCCACCGGGGACCCGTGGTCGCGTACCCCGGTGTTGGCCGAACTGAAGGCGGAGGCCCGCAAGCGTGGCCTGTGGAACCTCTTCCTGCCCGACCCGCGCTACGGCGCCGGCCTGACCAACCTCCAGTACGCTCCCCTGGCCGAGCTGACCGGGCGCAGCCCGCATCTCGCACCGGAGGCGGTCAACTGCGCGGCACCGGACACCGGCAACATGGAGTTGCTGGCCGAGTTCGGCTCGGAGGCGCAGCGGCAGCGCTGGCTGATGCCGCTGCTGGAGGGTGAGATCCGTTCGGCGTTCTGCATGACCGAGCCGGACGTCGCGTCCTCCGACGCCACGAACATCGCCACCCGGATCACCCGCGACGGCGACGAGTACGTGATCAACGGACGGAAGTGGTGGTCGTCCGGGGCCATGGACCCGCGCTGCGAGATCTTCATCGTGATGGGCAAGACCGACCCCACCGCCGACCGGCACCGCCAGCAGAGCATGGTGCTGGTCCCCCGGGACACCCCCGGGGTGACAGTGCGCCGGGGGATGACCGTCTTCGGCTACACCGACGGTTCGCACGGCGGGCACGCCGAGATCGACTTCACCGACGTCCGGGTGCCCGCGGAGAACCTGATCGGCGCCGAGGGCACCGGCTTCGCCATCGCCCAGGCCCGGCTGGGTCCGGGCCGGATCCACCACTGCATGCGATTAGTCGGAATGGCTGAGCGGGCATTGGAGCTGCTCTGCAAGCGGGCGCTGGGGCGGATCGCCTTCGGCCGACCGTTGGCCGAGCAGGGCGTGGTCCGGGAGTGGATCGCCGAGTCCCGGGTCCGCATCGAGCAGGCCCGGCTGCTGGTGCTCAAGACGGCCTGGCTGATGGACACCGTCGGCAACAAGGGCGCGCACACCGAGATCCAAGCCATCAAGATCGGCACGCCGGCGATGGCGGAGTGGGTGATCGACAAGGCCATCCAGGGGTACGGCGGCGCCGGCGTCAGCCAGGACACCCCACTGGCCGCCCTCTGGGCGCAGACCCGCACCCTGCGCCTCGCCGACGGCCCCGACGAGGTCCACCGCAACTCCCTGGCCAAGCGCGAACTCCGCCGCTGGACCCCCTGACCACGGGGGGTGGATTAGGCGGAGGCTCGGTGGACCAGTTGGGTGTCCAGGAGGATGTGGGAGGCGGGTAGCTCCTCGCCACGGATCCGGGCCACCAGCAGGCGGGCCATCTGCCGGCCCATCTCCTCCACCGGCTGGAAGACAGTGGTCAGCGGCGGCTCCGCCCGCAGGGCGATCGTGGCGTCGTCGAAGCCGATCACCGCGACGTCCTGCGGCACGCGCCGGCCGGCCTCGCGCAGGGTACGCAGCGCACCGAACGCCATGAGGTCGGAGGCGACGAAGACCGCGTCCAGGTCCGGGCAGGCGTCCAGCAGCCGACCCATGGCGGCCGCACCGCTGCCCTCGCTGAAGTCGCCGTACGCGATCAGGTCGGGGTTGACGCCGGCCCCGGTGGCCTTGACCGCCTCGGTGTAGCCGGTCAACCGGGCCAGGCCCACGCCCATGTCCTGCGTACCGGCGATGGTGGCGATCCGTCGCCGCCCCTGCCTCGCCAGGTACTCCACCGCCTGCCGAGCCCCGCCAACGTTGTCCACGTCGACAAACCAGGCCGGTTGGGCGCCCGGTTGCAGCATTCGGGCGGGCCGACCGCCGAGCACGGCGGGCAGGCCGCGCTCCTCCAGCAGCGTCGGCAGCGGGTCGGAGTCGTGCAACGACAGCAGGAGTACGCCGTCGACGTGCTGGTTGGTGAGGTGGTGCTCGACCCGCTCCCGTTCCACGGGCGACTGTGCCATGGCCAGCCAGAGCTGCATCGGCGTCTCCAGCAGCCCCGAGCTGATCCCCCGTACGATCGCGGCGAAGAACGGCTCGGTGAAGACCCGCTCGCCGGATTCGGACACCACGAGCGCGACGGAGTCGGTGCGCTGGGTGACGAGCGCACGGGCGGCCCGGTTCGGCACGTACCCCAGCTCCGCGATGGCCTGTTGGACCGCGGCCCGGGCCTCCGGGCTGACCTGGGGCGAGCCGTTGACCACGCGGGAGACCGTGCCCCGACCGACGCCGGCACGCGCCGCGACCGCGTCGAGGGTCGGGCGCCCGAGCGACCGGGTGCGCTGCGTTGTCATCGTCTGCTCCTCCGACGGCGGGCGGACCCGGCGCCACCTGCGGGAGGTGGACGCCGGGGCCGTCCTGATGGCTGGCCCGAGCCTATTGTGCGGCCAGACCGTTGCGCCGGATCACCGAGGCGTACCACTTGGCGCTGGACTTGGGGGTGCGGACCTGGCTGTCATAGTCGACGTGGATCATGCCGAACCGCTTGGTGTAGCCCCAGGCCCACTCGAAATTATCCATCAACGACCAGGCAAAGTATCCCCGCAGGGGCACTCCCGCGTCGATCGCCTCGTGGGCGGCTCGCAGGTGGGCGTCGAAGTAGGCCAGCCGGTCGACGTCGTCGACCTGCCCGTCGACCAGCGAGTCGACGAACGCGGAACCGTTTTCGGTGACGTACAGGGGCAGATCGGTGTACTCGTGCACCCGGCGCAGCGTCTCGGTCAGACCCGGGGCGTCGATCTCCCAGCCCATGTCGGTGACCGGGACGCCACGGGTGACGAACCGGACGTCCTCGCTGCCCGGCCAGCACGACGGGGCCGGGTCGGCCTCGACGCCCTCGACCGGTGCGGCGACCACGTGCCGGCTGTAGTAGTTGACCCCAACCAGGTC belongs to Micromonospora ureilytica and includes:
- a CDS encoding acyl-CoA dehydrogenase family protein; this encodes MDFSFDSRTEELRDELTRFLTEHVYPAEAVHAEQVATGDPWSRTPVLAELKAEARKRGLWNLFLPDPRYGAGLTNLQYAPLAELTGRSPHLAPEAVNCAAPDTGNMELLAEFGSEAQRQRWLMPLLEGEIRSAFCMTEPDVASSDATNIATRITRDGDEYVINGRKWWSSGAMDPRCEIFIVMGKTDPTADRHRQQSMVLVPRDTPGVTVRRGMTVFGYTDGSHGGHAEIDFTDVRVPAENLIGAEGTGFAIAQARLGPGRIHHCMRLVGMAERALELLCKRALGRIAFGRPLAEQGVVREWIAESRVRIEQARLLVLKTAWLMDTVGNKGAHTEIQAIKIGTPAMAEWVIDKAIQGYGGAGVSQDTPLAALWAQTRTLRLADGPDEVHRNSLAKRELRRWTP
- a CDS encoding LacI family DNA-binding transcriptional regulator, with the translated sequence MTTQRTRSLGRPTLDAVAARAGVGRGTVSRVVNGSPQVSPEARAAVQQAIAELGYVPNRAARALVTQRTDSVALVVSESGERVFTEPFFAAIVRGISSGLLETPMQLWLAMAQSPVERERVEHHLTNQHVDGVLLLSLHDSDPLPTLLEERGLPAVLGGRPARMLQPGAQPAWFVDVDNVGGARQAVEYLARQGRRRIATIAGTQDMGVGLARLTGYTEAVKATGAGVNPDLIAYGDFSEGSGAAAMGRLLDACPDLDAVFVASDLMAFGALRTLREAGRRVPQDVAVIGFDDATIALRAEPPLTTVFQPVEEMGRQMARLLVARIRGEELPASHILLDTQLVHRASA